Genomic DNA from Cloeon dipterum chromosome 3, ieCloDipt1.1, whole genome shotgun sequence:
gtacatttatatttataatttcattaatcaaaaattgtcAGTAAAATTAGTTACAAAACTGCTTATTAAAGTTTATAGATATCAGAAGATCACAAAATTCTTATCTGTATATTTCATGAGCGAGCAGTTCGTTGATCTTCAAGGCGTCAATGAGTTCACAACCAGATTTTGTTCATATGTAAGCCAACGTGGCTATTCTCCTGAAGCATCGCCCACTTTCACACTTTATCATAATCTCCTGATACGTTACTCACCACATGGTTGGGTTTAATTATCTCATGATGAACACGTCCAAAACTCTCAATTACCATTGCTTCCATTACAAGtctttttattagattttctgcaattttcaaaacctCTTGTTAATCCCAATCAAACGAATAAAGTTGTAGTTTTGCGCATGCTATGTGCTATAGCCTGAGTCGGATCGACTGTTTTCTAAATGGATCAACCTTCAATGCTCATCAATTCTACAACACACATGTCGCTTGGTCTTAACCAATATATAGCGAGCAATGTTCAATATTTTGAgagacaaattgaatttaaaaaacgtgcAAATCCCaccaagtttttgtttttttattccataaaGTGCAATGAGAAAATACTGGTTATGCAGCCTGTATACATGTAGAAATCCAAGTGACTGACGTTTGTGTTCAAACAGTACAAAATCTAAAGTCACCAAGTCGTAGCAACAAGCACACTTGCACTAATTGTCCATACAATTGAGTATCAATCATTTGAACAACGTAAGGCCATCCTGTAGAATTGATAATTAGCTATAATCAGCTTTTTTCATGCTGATAAGATATTGATCCGAGTCATACACATAACAGGATTCACGGTTTTGAGTACACAAGTATTTAAAGTAATACTGGCATTTTCGAAGGTAAAAGCAAGAGGCAAAGCCTCGCCAGGAACGAGCTTCAAAGGGCTTACAGCTCATTAGCACCTAATTTCAAAGAAGATAAAATCCCAGTGCCTTGGAGGCATGTAGCAGATAAAAACTAATTGCTATTATCCGTGTAAAAAATGCAgatgaatataaaaaagttgTGAAATTGACTTTTCTTGGAGGAAACAAACACCAAAGATCTTATCATTAACGGGTTCCCCCCAATAATCAGTCAATGACGATAACAGATaacaaaaatagataaaataattgaatgggATTTACAATTGTCTATGAATATATATAGGACAGTCTTCATTCATAGTAAATCAAAATGCGAAGTCAAGTGAGGAACGTTCTTCAAAGGGCCTACAGCTCTGTAGCACCTAAATACGAAGAAGTCCGGATTCCAGTGCCTTGGGGACACATTGCAGGTCAGTATTTTAGACACCCTGTAGCATCCAGAGAGAAGTgctaacaaataatttgtattgaaaaaagaggaaaagacttttttacaacaaaaattcaaatttttaggtAAATGGTGGGGTCCGCAAGATAGACAACCTGTGATCGCACTGCACGGCTGGCAGGAAAACAGCAATTCCTTCGACCCATTGATGAAAATCCTGCCGCCAGACGTGAGCGTGCTCACCTTGGACATGCCCGGCAATGGATTTTCATCCAAATCCGTAACATACGGCACTTACCACCTGCTGGAAGAACTATCGGGTCTGCGAGCTGCATTTCTGCACCTTAAATACAAGAAACCGATCAGGTTCCTGTGCCACTCCTACTCCAGCAGCGTGGCAATCACCTACGCAGCTTTCTATCCAACggtatattaaaatttaaatataaaaataccctttattaataaataatcataaacGCAGGAGGTAGAGCGAGCACTGTTGATCGACATGATCAAACCATTTGCAATGAATCCTAAGATTCTGGCCGAACATGGCGGTCAGGCCTTGGACAGACTGatcaatttccaattaaaagagagcaaaaaagaggCCACTTTAGAAGAACACGCAGCGCAGTACCGAAAAGCAGCGATGAACAGCATGTCGTTGGAGAGCGCCAAACTACTGATGGAGCGGATGACTGTCTTGAATCCAGCCACCGGCCTCTACATCGTCAACCGTGACCCAAGAATCAAAATCAACTTCTACTACAGTTTTCCTAACGAATTCATTAGAGAAATGGTCAAGCAGTTACAGTGCAAATTTTTGATTCTCAAAGGGAGTAAAGGGTTGGTTTTTGAGTCACCGAGAGTCATCAAGGAAGTGCAAGATGCGATGGAGAAGAGCACAGATGTCGAACACGTGGAAGTGGACGGAACACACCACGTTCACATGGACAAGCCGCACCTGGTCGCGCCACACGTGCTCAGATTCCTGTTTGATAGAAAAGTCGATAATTaatgtttgtattttaaataaaaataaaaattaagtccTGATAAATAACAACTAATTTCacgtttaattgaaatcccCAGATACTTTCATTAAATACGCTCAACCATAGTTTTGGCTTCTATCAGAAGCCCTATTtcatgaacaaaataaattttaacttaataaatacataaataaaaaatgttataattaaGTAATAAAATCAGTTGCAAAACTAACTATCTTTATAACAAATTATTCATATCTACATGTGTCATGAGCGAGCAGTCGATGAATTCACAACCGcggattttgtttatttgtaaGCCAACAACGCTATTCGCACTTGAAGAATCGTCCACTTTCACACCTAATCATAATCTCGCCATAGTTGGGTTAACTTATCTTTTGATGACACTTCCAAAACTCTCAATTAATTCCATTGCTTCCATTACAAGCCTCTTTCTCAGATTTTCTTTAACTTTCAGAACGTCTAGTTAATCCCAATCAAACGAATAGTTGTGTTTTTTCGCATGAAAGCCACTTCTTGTCCGAGTCGGATCGACTGTTTTCCATATGGACATCCTGTGCCCGTCAATTCTAAAACACACATCACTTGGTCTGACCAATATGTAGCGAGCAATGTTTAATGTTTTGAGAGACAAAGTAAGtatgacaaaaaatgaaaaattatactgTAAGAAAGGATTAACACTTTTACACGTGCAAATCTCACCAAGTTTGCTTTTTGATTACATAACGTGCAATGAGAAAATACTGGTTAGCAGCCTGTATACAAATGGAAATCCAAAAGTGACTGACGTTTGTTGCTGTTCAGACAGTTCAATATCCAAAGTCACCAAGTCGTAGCAACCAGCACACATGCACTAATCGTCCATACAATTCGGAATCAATCATTTAAACAAAACGTGTTGCCATCCTGTAGAGTTTATTATTAGCTAATCTGCGTTTTTCCATGCTGATAAGATAAAAGTCACGCAACAGGACTCAAGGTTTAAAGTAGGATGGTATTTAAAGCAAGACTGGCAATTTCAAAGGTAAGAATGATGCGAAGCCTCGCCAGGAACGTGCTTCACAGAGCTTACAGCTCTGTAGCATCTAATTTCAAAGAAGTCAAAATCCCAGTTCCTTGGGGGCATGTAGCAGGTAAAAACTAATTGCTATTATCtgtgtaaaacatttttttaacatacacagggttcgcaaaaacccgcattttctggaaaaacccactgcattgcaaaaactgttttttgcggatttttttctgcaatttcgcgcattttttccgaaataCATCAAAATTTCTCATGATAgatgaccaaaattattgatttttaaaaaatcagtactAGAgtcactggtttcaccaaaataCCGAAAATTTAACGCTCAAcatcatttttccaaaatttctgattttttcgaAGCAAAATCTGActattttcgggttaaatccggaaaaacccaaaactggtgggtttttccagctgtttttttgcgcaaaaaaccactggtgcatttttgcgcattgcaaaattggccaaccctgattatatatatatatagttagCGAGTTTTGTTTGGAGATCTGACTGAGCGCTGGAAGAAATATAGCTCTGTTTTCCTCCTCGTGTTGTACTCGTGAACATTTTGGGTTTTCTGAAATTAGCCAGggtattttttcacaaatttacaaGCTTCGAACAAGTAGATGGGAAAAACTGGTAGGAACTTAAAACGAAGAAACAGCGGTCGCGCAGAACAGAGCACTTTTCGTGGGCTATATGAGCTCACACCACCGAGCGGATAACCAAGTGGCCCGACGAGTGgctgcagaggagcttgggctcAATTTGGCTATCTTTTCAcgtccccgcaccgaggtcatTTGGTTGAAACTTTAAAACGAGCATTAAATCCGCGAACTGCTTAAATATCCCCCACTTCTTTGAGACACTCCAGAGAATGCCGTAACAATGCGAGATTGATTATAAACTGAATGACAAAGGGTTATATATATGGAATGAGAATGATAAGAATTTTTGCGATAAAATGTTGCAGGTAAATGGTGGGGTCCGCAAGAAAAACAGCCGGTAATCGCACTGCACGGCTGGCAGGAAAACTGCTGCACCTACGACCCGTTGATGAGGGCCCTTCCGTCTGACGTGAGCGTGCTCGCGCTGGACATGCCTGGTAACGGACAGTCCCCTAAGTTTACATCTCATGGAGCATTCCACTACATGGAGGACGTGATTGCCTTGCGAGCAGTGATCAaccaattgaaatttaaggaCAAAATCAAGTTCATGTGCCATTCCTACTCGTTCTCCATTGGATTTATGTACGCCGTTTTGTACCCCaaggtattttaattaaatattttgtttataataaatttaatgtgctATATTCAGGAAGTGGATAGAGAGTTGGTGATTGAAAAACTCAAGCCAGATGCGATGGTCCCCGAATTTCTCATCAAACACGGCAGCAAGAATTTAGACAAGCTGGTCGATGTCTACATAGAGGAGAAAAACAAGGAGGGCACCATTGAGGAGCATGCAGCTCACTACCGAAAATCTGCGATGAACAGCATGTCGTTGGACAACGCCAAACTGCTGATGGAGCGGTCAGCGGTCTTGAATCCAGACACCGGCCTGTACGTCATCAAACGCGATCCTAGGGGGAAATATAACGTTTACTTCAGCTTCCCGAACGAATTCTACATTGAGATATCTAAAAACTACCATTGCAAAACTTTGTACATCACGGGAAGCAAAGGGTTGGCGTTTGagtcaaagaaaattatcaagGAGGTTCTGGACGTAATCGAAAAGAATGCTGAGGTTGAATTCGTGACAGTGGAAGGGTCTCACCACGTGCACATGGAAAACCCCCACCTCGTCACACCACACGTGCTCAGGTTCCTGTTTGAAAGAGAGGACCAAAAATGTGCTGTTTCTCAATAGTCTGAATGGACATCAGTAAAAGgagtacaaaattaattctgaataACTGCAAAAAGACGTAGTCATAAAAAACgaattatttgattgtttatttatattttgttcataTCAATGAATTTTGGGGTTTAAAATCTTGTATACCATGTATacacaataaaaacatttccttTAAATCGTGATCACTTCTTGCATTTTCTTCCAAAAGCCCACCACCTTGAAACACACTCCCCGAGATGATTTGCGCGTAATATTCCATTCagcgcttgcttgctttccaATCGATATCGCGCGTCTCATCAGAACAAGCGGGggcagaaaggaaaaaaaatcaccccCACACttggttttttttctctcttcggCGGCTGATATTTAGATGAGCATTTTTACGCCGCAGATGAGGGGGTGTAAGGCTTAATGCGCGCGGCAGTCATCCCCGAGCTAAAACTCCCGAGAGTGTATGTGTTTAGCAGCAAGAGAGAGAACGGGAATGAGGGTCCGGCGTTAAAAAGAGCAAGggggataaaaataaaagataaaaaaaatgttgtagcTCGTGAGAGCGCGCGCGAAATATCGCAGCGGCAGCACAGCATCTCGTTCCGTTCGGTGTTGATTAAACTATTTTACGACTCGCAGCGCcagaataaaagcaaaatacacatacacacacacacacgagctAGCTTCACATATTGCTTAAGACTGGCCTTTCCAATTTCTGAGAGAGCCGACAGCATTGCGCAGCCGaatcaatattaataaaagGGTGTCGGGGAATTTTGCTCGTAACAGCAACAAAAAGTTTTGCTCTTGCAGCGCGCGCGACATAAAAACAAGCcgtaaaagatgaaaaatgcgCGCCGcactttattaatttgcaaagttGACGCCGACGGTTCGTGTGTACCCTTTTTTGTAACTGCATCTCCACAAAtcgatttcaattaattcaaacgtgatattttaaggtttaatattttttaacagaaatttaaataaatcgtatttagaatttttcaatagaGTCAGaactttttctatttttgaaatattacaaaattgttgGTCAGtttggtttcttttttaattttttttatttaaaaactcgtCCCATATGatgaattttacaattttataggGATTCTACTTCAAGCGAGGGTTACTATGTTAACTAATCctacagttttaaattagacaaaagtattttagtttcaagagccaccaaaagaatttttctccCAGCTCTTTTCACCTTTTTgaactaataaataaaaagtccctgcttaaaaatatttccccgaGCTTCTGGGGAAATTGCTAAGCTTcctattcttttatttttaaataaaattaggaagAAGCCATTCGAACGAATGACCTTCATAAATATCAGCTGAACCATacgaaaattgagatttttctcctccttcttcattccatttatttttttccttctctgTGCGACTAACCGAATCAGTCAATCGGCTAAAATCCCCACGGCTGGCAGCTCTAATCAATATTCAGCCAGCACAGGTTCGTTCAGGcggctattattttttttgttcctgCGTTGCCCTCCTTTGCCTCCTCTCTGGGGTGGCGATATTAGACTTTTTATGCTCACATGTCCCGATGATTAATTACACGCGCGCTTGCTGCTCTCCCGTTTACTCGCTCCGGTATTAATAATAATCTGCTGCGGCAgacgtaaaaaataatattagagCAGGGTCCACTAGCCGCGTAGGAAAAATGGAGGAAAAGGAGAGTGGAAAGAATGAAAGAGAGGACGTAATGGCAATGACCCAGCCGAACATACACAAACAAAAAGGGCGAAATTCGCTCTCGCTGCGCCTCTTATTCTCTTGCTCGCTTGCCAATCAGTTATATCGAAGAAAAGTAAAGAAGCGGCgtagcggtggcggcggcgagaaTGTCTCCCTCATGTGTCATAAACAGGCGCAGCATAAAagtgctgaaaaaaaaaattaggagcCGGCCGAGATGATGAAACTCATAAAAAATGCTGCCGAGCTGCGCGCATTAGAAAAAGTGCCCCTTTTTCAGCTCTCTCGCAGCGTTGTAATCGTGGCATTAGTGTGTGTTCGGCGTCGCGTAAG
This window encodes:
- the LOC135940931 gene encoding probable serine hydrolase, which gives rise to MRSQVRNVLQRAYSSVAPKYEEVRIPVPWGHIAGKWWGPQDRQPVIALHGWQENSNSFDPLMKILPPDVSVLTLDMPGNGFSSKSVTYGTYHLLEELSGLRAAFLHLKYKKPIRFLCHSYSSSVAITYAAFYPTEVERALLIDMIKPFAMNPKILAEHGGQALDRLINFQLKESKKEATLEEHAAQYRKAAMNSMSLESAKLLMERMTVLNPATGLYIVNRDPRIKINFYYSFPNEFIREMVKQLQCKFLILKGSKGLVFESPRVIKEVQDAMEKSTDVEHVEVDGTHHVHMDKPHLVAPHVLRFLFDRKVDN
- the LOC135939972 gene encoding probable serine hydrolase — translated: MMRSLARNVLHRAYSSVASNFKEVKIPVPWGHVAGKWWGPQEKQPVIALHGWQENCCTYDPLMRALPSDVSVLALDMPGNGQSPKFTSHGAFHYMEDVIALRAVINQLKFKDKIKFMCHSYSFSIGFMYAVLYPKEVDRELVIEKLKPDAMVPEFLIKHGSKNLDKLVDVYIEEKNKEGTIEEHAAHYRKSAMNSMSLDNAKLLMERSAVLNPDTGLYVIKRDPRGKYNVYFSFPNEFYIEISKNYHCKTLYITGSKGLAFESKKIIKEVLDVIEKNAEVEFVTVEGSHHVHMENPHLVTPHVLRFLFEREDQKCAVSQ